CCCCGGCGTACGAAGAACGCTTCGGCGCGCATCAGCACCACACGATCACACCCACTGCTCTCGGTACGTGTACAGCCACCAGCGACCGCAGGGCTTCCGGCACGAGATCGCCTTGACGTCACGGTAGTGCTTCATGATGGTGCGCCCGCGAGCGAGGCACGTCGCCTGCGAGGAGTAGTTGGTCCCGTCCCAGCGCTGCCAGACGTAGGACCACCGGTCGATCGTGATTTCGTCGCTCGCCGCGGCGCTGACCTGCGACGGGGCTGGGGCCGCTTGAGCTTCGCCTGCTGACCCGGCCACAGGCACGCCCACGGTCATCGAACCGACGGCAAGGGTGAGTGCGAGACGGAAAGGAAGGTCGCGTTTCTTCATGTTGCTCTTCATGCCTTGAACCTGCCGCAAACCGACTACTGATGTATCAACATCACGTAACGTATTCGTTTCCAACAGTTCATGACGCCAGCGAGGTGAACGGCATCGATCGACACCACCGTCGTCACGGGACTCAACACCCTCGCTCCCAGCGCGAGCGCGACGTAGGGTCCAGACATGACCGTCGCCGGCTCCCTCGCGATCGTCGCCGGCGTCCTCGCCATCGCGACGGTCATCGGCCTGCTGCTGCGCAGCCGGACCGGGCGAGCACGCGTGGCCACTTCCCGGGCCAGCGACGCGACGACGGTGGCCGATCTTGCCAGCCGGGAGGCTTTCGGCACCGCCGCCACGCTCCTCCAGTTCTCGACGCCCACGTGTGCGCGCTGCCCCGCCACGGCGCGGCAGCTCGACGCGGTCGCCGCGTCGAGGTCGACGAAGGCAGAGGGTCCGGACCGCGTCCGACGAATCGAGATCGACCTTGCCGAACGGCCGGACCTCGCCCGCCGCTTTGACGTGATGCAGACCCCGACCGTGCTCCTCGTGGACGGCGAACACACCGTCCGAGCCCGCTTCGGCGGACCACCCCGCCAGCCCGAACTCGTCGCCGCGCTCGACGCCGTCCTGACCGAGGAGCACTCGTGACCACCTCTCCCGCACCGTCCCGAGGGATCGATCCCCGTTCGCCGCGCTTCGGCGCCGCGATCACAGCGGTCCTGCTCGCGCTCGACATCGTCCTCACCCTCAACGGGAGCACTCGGACGATCGGCATCGTGCTGCTCGCCGTCCTCGCCGCGCTCTTCGCCTGGGGAGGCTTCGCCGGCATCGCTCGCCACCCGTACGGCGCGGTGTTCCGCCGCCTG
The sequence above is drawn from the Curtobacterium sp. L6-1 genome and encodes:
- a CDS encoding TlpA family protein disulfide reductase, translated to MTVAGSLAIVAGVLAIATVIGLLLRSRTGRARVATSRASDATTVADLASREAFGTAATLLQFSTPTCARCPATARQLDAVAASRSTKAEGPDRVRRIEIDLAERPDLARRFDVMQTPTVLLVDGEHTVRARFGGPPRQPELVAALDAVLTEEHS